CCATTGCATCTTTTGTTTGATTTTGTTGTATTTTAATTTTTGACATTCTTAATCTTAAGATGTTTTTTAAATTCTCATCTTTTGTACTTTTTAAGCTGTTTTCTAATTGGTTAAATGCTTTATCTAGATTATTATTCAAAATATATTGCTTAGCTAATAATAAAGATATTAAAGTTCCGTAAATATTTTCATTTTTTATAATAAAATCTTCTGCATTTTTGAAATTTATATTTTTTTTCGTATTTATTTCTTTTATAACATCTTCATATTTAATTATATTTAAATTTTTTGTTTTATTTTTTATTTTTACAATGAAAAATGAAAAAATAAAAAGAAAAATTAAAGACAATACAATAAAAAATATTTTTATTTTAGAATTTGTTTTTTTTATTTTTTTTTTATTTATATGCATTTTATTTATTCCTTAATACTAATAAACTATCTTATTATT
The Buchnera aphidicola (Protaphis terricola) genome window above contains:
- a CDS encoding YfgM family protein, whose translation is MHINKKKIKKTNSKIKIFFIVLSLIFLFIFSFFIVKIKNKTKNLNIIKYEDVIKEINTKKNINFKNAEDFIIKNENIYGTLISLLLAKQYILNNNLDKAFNQLENSLKSTKDENLKNILRLRMSKIKIQQNQTKDAMDIINEIKDDCWKNIVENIKGDIFMKNKNINLAIKAWEKSKNFEESQTSKEIINMKINKINIK